In Brevundimonas sp. SGAir0440, one DNA window encodes the following:
- a CDS encoding DNA polymerase III subunit chi codes for MSDKPEIWFYHLERSSLDQVLPTLLEKTIERGWRAMIKSSHSHRLDEVDETLWTFRDDSFLPHGRADQPYPERQPVLLSETGENLNGAQALFIVDDAELGGTEGFERCFIIFDGRDEPALQHARGRWKALKGQGANLAYWRQTDEGRWEKAA; via the coding sequence GTGAGCGACAAGCCCGAAATCTGGTTCTATCACCTGGAGCGTTCATCGCTGGATCAGGTGCTGCCGACCCTGCTCGAAAAGACGATCGAGCGGGGCTGGCGGGCCATGATCAAGTCATCGCATTCGCATCGACTGGACGAGGTCGACGAGACGCTGTGGACGTTTCGCGATGACAGCTTCCTGCCGCACGGCCGGGCCGATCAGCCTTATCCCGAACGGCAGCCTGTGCTGTTGAGCGAGACGGGCGAGAACCTGAATGGCGCTCAGGCGCTGTTCATAGTCGACGACGCAGAACTGGGCGGGACGGAAGGGTTCGAACGATGCTTCATTATTTTCGACGGTCGCGACGAGCCGGCTTTGCAACACGCGCGGGGACGTTGGAAGGCGCTGAAGGGGCAGGGGGCGAACCTGGCCTACTGGCGTCAAACGGACGAAGGGCGCTGGGAAAAGGCGGCCTGA
- a CDS encoding hemolysin, translated as MKIIVSTLLAAGALAMSACAPVQTAEPSPGSDTAFKACKVSDYQSYVGRNRSAIPTAPAGQSFRVLCTTCAATMDYRENRVNFVYDEATNIVREVKCG; from the coding sequence ATGAAGATCATCGTGAGCACCCTTTTGGCCGCCGGCGCCTTGGCCATGTCGGCCTGCGCGCCGGTCCAGACCGCCGAGCCTTCGCCCGGATCGGACACCGCCTTCAAGGCGTGCAAGGTTTCGGATTATCAGAGCTATGTGGGACGCAACCGTTCGGCCATCCCGACCGCGCCCGCCGGCCAGAGCTTCCGCGTGCTGTGCACCACATGCGCCGCGACCATGGACTATCGCGAGAACCGGGTGAACTTCGTCTATGACGAGGCGACGAACATCGTGCGCGAAGTGAAGTGCGGCTGA
- a CDS encoding LysR family transcriptional regulator, which translates to MSRLPDLEALAIFAKVADSQSFSGAAETLGLSKATVSKAVTRLEQQLKTTLLHRTSRRFALTDAGRTLAARAAHMLAEAEGAVSEALDMSVTPRGLVRLAAPMSFGMAYVAPALPEFLATHPDVSIDLHLSDEVIDLVGGGFDCALRIAALADSSLTARKLRPVARALVASPSYLDQRGRPTHPDDLARHACLGYAYMPSPDTWRFSNAAGEEVVVHPRGPLRANNSDALTASLCAGLGLFPQPDFIYWKDVADGHLETVMTDWRLPPIALHLVAPSGGPRPARVTAFMDYLAAKFSGPLWPGDTVGR; encoded by the coding sequence ATGTCCCGCCTGCCCGATCTGGAGGCCCTGGCCATCTTCGCCAAGGTCGCCGACAGCCAGTCCTTTTCCGGCGCAGCCGAAACGCTGGGCCTGTCCAAGGCGACCGTGTCCAAGGCGGTCACGCGTCTCGAACAGCAGTTGAAGACCACCCTGCTCCACCGCACCTCGCGGCGCTTCGCCCTGACCGATGCAGGGCGCACTCTGGCCGCCCGCGCCGCCCACATGCTGGCCGAGGCCGAGGGCGCGGTGTCGGAGGCGCTGGATATGTCAGTCACGCCGCGCGGCCTGGTGCGACTAGCGGCGCCGATGTCGTTCGGCATGGCCTATGTGGCCCCGGCCCTGCCCGAGTTCCTAGCCACCCATCCCGACGTATCGATCGATTTGCATCTGTCGGACGAGGTGATCGATCTGGTCGGCGGCGGCTTCGATTGCGCGCTGAGGATCGCCGCCCTGGCCGATTCCTCGTTGACGGCGCGCAAGCTGCGGCCTGTGGCCCGCGCCCTGGTGGCCTCGCCCTCGTATCTGGATCAGCGGGGTCGCCCCACTCATCCCGACGATCTGGCCCGTCACGCCTGCCTCGGCTACGCCTACATGCCCAGCCCCGACACATGGCGGTTCAGCAATGCGGCGGGTGAAGAAGTGGTCGTGCATCCGCGCGGGCCGCTGCGGGCCAACAACTCCGACGCCCTGACAGCATCTTTGTGCGCGGGTCTGGGGCTCTTTCCCCAGCCGGACTTCATCTACTGGAAGGACGTCGCCGACGGCCATCTCGAGACGGTGATGACCGACTGGCGGCTGCCGCCCATCGCCCTGCATCTGGTGGCGCCCAGCGGCGGACCGCGTCCGGCCAGGGTCACAGCCTTCATGGACTATCTGGCGGCGAAATTCAGCGGACCGCTGTGGCCGGGCGATACGGTGGGGCGCTAA
- a CDS encoding pirin family protein — translation MIERRPFESLGGANHGWLNAKHHFSFANYYDPKRMSWGNLRVWNDDEIAAGTGFPPHPHADMEIITYVRDGAITHEDSLGNKGRTVAGDVQVMSAGTGIRHAEYNAEPDLTRIFQIWIEPTRRGDAPSWGTKPFPKGERSGQFVVLASGFEGDTLESGGDALPIRTDARIVAATLKTGDSADYPLGGARRAYLVPAKGEVEVNGVRLNARDGAAIAQEDVVTVKALSDAEVVLVDAA, via the coding sequence ATGATCGAGCGCAGACCATTTGAATCCCTCGGCGGCGCCAACCACGGCTGGCTGAACGCCAAACACCATTTCTCCTTCGCGAACTACTATGATCCCAAGCGGATGAGCTGGGGCAATCTGCGGGTCTGGAACGACGACGAGATCGCCGCTGGCACGGGCTTTCCGCCGCATCCCCACGCCGACATGGAGATCATCACCTATGTCCGCGACGGTGCCATCACCCATGAGGACAGTCTGGGCAACAAGGGCCGCACCGTCGCGGGCGATGTGCAGGTGATGAGCGCCGGAACCGGGATCCGGCACGCCGAATACAACGCTGAGCCGGACCTGACGCGGATCTTCCAGATCTGGATCGAGCCGACCCGGCGCGGCGATGCGCCGAGTTGGGGCACGAAACCCTTCCCCAAGGGCGAGCGGTCAGGCCAGTTCGTGGTCCTGGCGTCGGGCTTCGAGGGCGATACGCTTGAAAGCGGTGGGGACGCCCTGCCGATCCGCACCGATGCGCGGATTGTGGCGGCGACGCTGAAGACGGGCGATAGCGCCGACTATCCGCTGGGCGGCGCGCGGCGGGCCTATCTGGTCCCGGCGAAGGGCGAGGTCGAGGTCAATGGCGTCCGACTGAACGCCCGTGACGGCGCGGCCATCGCTCAGGAGGATGTCGTGACGGTCAAGGCGCTGTCCGACGCCGAGGTCGTGCTGGTGGACGCCGCCTGA
- a CDS encoding DoxX family protein: MFNQVNGWSSRALAALRIVAGLLFLAHGVIKVFGFPAGAEPGQQELLSLFGIGGVIELITGLLLILGLFTRPAAFIASGQMAVAYWMFHFPSSPYPAVNGGDAAILYCFIFLYIFTAGPGAWSIDNRTAKRF, from the coding sequence ATGTTCAATCAAGTGAATGGCTGGTCTTCCCGCGCCCTGGCGGCGCTCAGGATCGTCGCCGGTCTGTTGTTCCTGGCGCATGGCGTCATCAAGGTCTTCGGCTTTCCAGCCGGGGCCGAGCCCGGTCAACAGGAGCTGCTGTCGCTGTTCGGCATCGGCGGGGTGATCGAGCTGATCACGGGCCTGCTGTTGATCCTGGGCCTGTTCACGCGTCCGGCCGCCTTCATCGCCTCGGGCCAGATGGCTGTGGCGTACTGGATGTTCCATTTCCCCAGCAGCCCCTATCCGGCGGTGAACGGCGGCGACGCGGCCATCCTGTACTGCTTCATCTTCCTGTACATCTTCACCGCCGGTCCGGGCGCGTGGAGCATCGACAATCGAACCGCAAAGCGGTTCTGA
- the pip gene encoding prolyl aminopeptidase codes for MAFPTPAEPRRVLHPEIEAYASGWMPTEGVHEIYYEESGNPHGLPVLVLHGGPGGAVNPGMRRFFDPAVYRIIMFDQRGCGQSRPHASLEDNTTWTLIDDIERLRVLCGVDKWVVFGGSWGSTLSMAYAITHPERVIALLLRGIFLLTKKELHWFYQDGASMIFPDAWERFIAPIPEAERGDLMAAYYKRLIGDDVAERERCAVAWSSWEGETVSVEGPNARPDKFAEPDFAVAFARIENWFFTNAGFFEEDGWLLKNVDRMRHIPCWIAQGRFDVVTPISGAWALHRAWPEARLDIVGDAGHASSEPGIIDSLVRAADWAASLQA; via the coding sequence ATGGCCTTCCCCACGCCCGCCGAGCCGCGTCGTGTACTCCACCCCGAGATCGAGGCCTATGCCTCGGGTTGGATGCCGACCGAAGGCGTGCATGAAATCTATTACGAGGAATCCGGCAATCCGCACGGCCTGCCGGTCCTGGTTCTGCACGGCGGGCCTGGCGGCGCGGTCAATCCGGGCATGCGCCGCTTCTTCGATCCCGCCGTCTATCGCATCATCATGTTCGACCAGCGCGGCTGCGGTCAGTCGCGGCCGCATGCCTCGCTGGAAGACAACACGACCTGGACCCTGATCGACGATATCGAGCGTCTACGCGTGTTGTGCGGTGTCGACAAATGGGTGGTGTTCGGCGGGTCCTGGGGTTCGACCCTGTCGATGGCCTACGCCATCACCCATCCCGAGCGGGTCATCGCGCTGCTGCTGCGCGGAATCTTCCTGCTAACGAAGAAGGAGTTGCACTGGTTCTATCAGGACGGCGCCTCGATGATCTTCCCGGACGCCTGGGAACGCTTCATCGCCCCCATCCCCGAGGCCGAGCGCGGCGACCTGATGGCCGCCTATTACAAGCGGCTGATCGGCGATGATGTCGCCGAGCGCGAACGCTGCGCCGTCGCCTGGTCCAGCTGGGAGGGCGAGACCGTCAGTGTCGAGGGCCCCAACGCCCGGCCGGACAAGTTCGCCGAGCCCGACTTCGCCGTCGCCTTCGCCCGGATCGAAAACTGGTTCTTCACCAACGCCGGCTTCTTCGAGGAAGACGGCTGGCTGCTGAAGAATGTTGACCGGATGCGGCATATCCCTTGCTGGATCGCGCAGGGCCGGTTCGACGTGGTGACGCCGATCTCAGGCGCCTGGGCGCTGCACCGCGCCTGGCCCGAGGCGCGTCTGGACATCGTCGGCGACGCCGGCCACGCCTCGTCGGAACCCGGCATCATCGACAGCCTGGTGCGCGCCGCCGACTGGGCCGCAAGCCTTCAGGCATGA
- a CDS encoding DUF423 domain-containing protein, whose translation MTVSRNLIVFAALNGALAVALGAFAAHGAGPQIKTLLTTGAQYQIVHAVFAFACAQWTGGGGLARLAGWLGSIGGLIFCLALAAIAFLGVPAFGAVAPIGGLLMIAGWLCLALAALRSRP comes from the coding sequence ATGACAGTGAGTCGGAACCTGATCGTCTTCGCCGCCCTGAATGGCGCCCTGGCCGTGGCGCTGGGCGCGTTCGCCGCGCATGGCGCCGGGCCGCAGATCAAGACCCTGCTGACCACCGGCGCCCAGTATCAGATCGTCCACGCCGTCTTCGCCTTCGCCTGCGCCCAATGGACAGGGGGCGGCGGGCTGGCGCGCCTTGCTGGCTGGCTCGGATCGATCGGCGGCCTGATCTTCTGCCTTGCCCTGGCGGCGATCGCGTTTCTCGGCGTGCCGGCGTTCGGCGCCGTGGCCCCGATCGGCGGCCTTCTGATGATCGCCGGTTGGCTCTGCCTGGCCCTTGCGGCCTTGCGTTCTCGCCCCTGA
- a CDS encoding tipN — MKSPKRPPLKLTDDEAVTPVDLSASDEMSVQEATPSLDPIPEPDFEIVQPTFEPPMSERRRRRLLEEQRQAEERALAAERDAAPVNAEPTADTPVDMAVTAGQPPAPFELSRPPAVKTVQAKAQPEPSGRHAYVIAGVASALWIGGVASWAAYEFGAGGAELDPLRIAIYALIALAPAGLAIMLAHAVRQGAGLAAETRRARQLAEALVAPTALAAQQTGEVLQSLRSDIDHATLAAERARNDMALLREALAQETTRLNEAAENAGRTARRLTENLGRERDQMQTLGIHLDTQASGVIDAVERQSRMVADASDLAQAQLREAEAALAARAADLAAAAGEAQDAARVASDDLARQTIRLENAGSGVAEQIQSVEEGLSQQRAALVTAAYALRTDQEDFSAQVESQRAQLIEHLSATRSAAGDLDRTTQTSVESMRDLVEAATDQFRALVDMSQREADGFDSATKLALDRFEALAAEARDALMEETRRALEQMRATAEDSRAAAADAAEQARLRTDRLGESLFDAAQKADTAADARIADARRIVTETSGLVEETGERMVSRLETLVARLNSALSEIDTAVADIDERAARLPQEARARADAVRATVEEGLASLSAASRKAAEDTEALDVGFQDRVRRNYDMLTEAVRLMGVVSGDTTPARRREPAAEIEARPEPRPERRIDRPTAPASPPAEERRFGLRSRLRLEPAETPPPSTDKGLDWSDLIDGDDDNEAPLELDTPSPSPAEAEALSDRVAAAIRRMGVDPNALLPRSRVEEAARAFSNGDPDAARQIVRRVAPAAVRSVSRRVLSDAELRADAERYVRNFAVMLNASARAGDSAAVQSSLASDSGRAFMLLDAAVGDLG, encoded by the coding sequence ATGAAGTCTCCCAAACGGCCGCCGCTGAAGCTGACCGACGACGAGGCCGTCACGCCGGTCGATCTTTCGGCCTCCGATGAAATGTCGGTCCAGGAGGCGACACCGTCGCTCGACCCGATTCCCGAGCCTGATTTCGAGATCGTGCAGCCGACGTTTGAGCCCCCGATGTCGGAGCGTCGTCGCCGTCGCCTGCTGGAAGAGCAGCGGCAGGCCGAAGAACGCGCCCTTGCCGCCGAAAGGGACGCCGCCCCTGTCAATGCGGAACCGACAGCAGACACTCCTGTCGATATGGCCGTCACCGCGGGTCAGCCGCCCGCGCCGTTCGAGTTGTCCAGGCCACCGGCTGTGAAAACCGTTCAAGCCAAGGCCCAGCCCGAGCCGTCCGGGCGCCACGCCTATGTGATCGCAGGCGTCGCCTCCGCCCTGTGGATCGGCGGCGTCGCCTCCTGGGCCGCTTACGAGTTCGGCGCCGGCGGGGCCGAACTGGACCCGCTGCGGATCGCCATCTACGCCCTGATCGCCCTGGCCCCTGCGGGCCTGGCCATCATGCTGGCCCATGCCGTCCGACAGGGCGCCGGTCTGGCCGCAGAGACGCGCCGCGCCCGCCAACTGGCCGAGGCCCTGGTGGCCCCGACCGCCCTGGCCGCCCAGCAGACCGGCGAGGTGCTTCAGTCGCTGCGTTCTGACATCGATCACGCCACCCTGGCGGCGGAACGCGCACGCAACGACATGGCCCTGCTTCGAGAGGCGTTGGCCCAGGAGACAACGCGCCTGAACGAGGCGGCCGAGAACGCCGGCCGCACCGCACGACGTCTCACCGAAAACCTGGGCCGCGAGCGCGACCAGATGCAGACCTTGGGCATCCACCTGGATACGCAGGCGTCGGGCGTCATCGACGCGGTCGAGCGGCAGTCGCGCATGGTCGCGGACGCCTCCGATCTGGCTCAGGCGCAATTGCGTGAAGCCGAGGCCGCCCTCGCCGCGCGCGCCGCCGACCTCGCCGCCGCCGCAGGAGAAGCGCAGGACGCCGCCCGCGTGGCCTCCGACGATCTGGCGCGCCAGACCATTCGACTGGAGAATGCCGGCTCTGGCGTCGCCGAGCAGATCCAGTCCGTCGAGGAAGGCCTCAGCCAGCAGCGCGCCGCCTTGGTCACCGCCGCCTACGCCCTTCGCACCGATCAGGAGGACTTCTCCGCCCAGGTCGAAAGCCAGCGCGCTCAACTGATCGAACACCTGTCCGCCACGCGCAGCGCCGCAGGCGATCTGGATCGCACCACCCAGACCTCGGTCGAGTCCATGCGCGATCTGGTCGAGGCCGCCACCGACCAGTTCCGCGCCCTGGTGGACATGTCGCAACGCGAGGCCGACGGCTTCGATTCCGCCACCAAGCTCGCCCTGGATCGCTTCGAAGCCTTGGCCGCCGAGGCGCGTGACGCCCTGATGGAAGAGACGCGCCGCGCTCTGGAGCAGATGCGCGCCACGGCCGAAGATTCCCGCGCCGCCGCCGCCGACGCCGCCGAACAGGCGCGCCTTCGCACCGATCGCCTGGGCGAATCCTTGTTCGACGCGGCCCAGAAGGCCGACACGGCCGCCGACGCCCGCATTGCCGACGCCCGCCGCATCGTCACCGAAACGTCCGGCCTGGTCGAAGAAACCGGCGAGCGGATGGTCAGCCGGCTGGAAACCTTAGTCGCACGTCTCAACAGCGCCTTGTCGGAAATCGACACCGCCGTCGCCGACATCGACGAGCGCGCCGCGCGCCTGCCTCAGGAAGCCCGCGCCCGCGCCGACGCCGTGCGCGCCACGGTCGAGGAAGGCCTCGCTTCCCTTTCCGCCGCATCGCGCAAGGCGGCCGAGGACACCGAGGCGCTGGATGTCGGCTTCCAGGATCGCGTGCGCCGGAACTACGACATGCTGACCGAGGCCGTGCGTCTGATGGGCGTGGTGTCGGGCGATACGACGCCGGCGCGTCGTCGCGAGCCGGCCGCAGAGATCGAAGCCCGGCCCGAACCTCGTCCCGAGCGCCGGATCGATCGCCCGACAGCTCCCGCCTCGCCGCCTGCCGAAGAGCGCCGGTTCGGTCTACGCAGCCGCCTGCGCCTCGAGCCCGCAGAGACGCCGCCGCCGTCCACGGACAAGGGCCTGGACTGGAGCGATCTGATCGACGGCGACGACGACAACGAGGCCCCGCTGGAGCTGGACACGCCCTCCCCTTCGCCTGCCGAGGCCGAAGCCCTGTCCGACCGAGTCGCCGCGGCTATCCGGCGCATGGGGGTCGATCCCAACGCCCTCCTGCCCCGCTCGCGAGTCGAAGAGGCCGCCCGCGCCTTCAGCAATGGCGACCCCGACGCCGCGCGTCAGATCGTGCGTCGCGTCGCCCCGGCCGCCGTCCGCAGCGTGTCTCGCCGCGTCCTCAGCGACGCCGAACTGCGCGCTGACGCCGAACGCTATGTCCGCAACTTCGCGGTCATGCTGAACGCTTCGGCTCGCGCCGGAGACAGCGCGGCGGTGCAGTCCAGCCTGGCATCCGACAGCGGTCGCGCCTTCATGTTGCTGGACGCGGCCGTCGGCGACCTGGGCTAA
- a CDS encoding phospholipase D-like domain-containing protein: MTLAGDSYEGSLLEPGPALWTSAVAHRFSVLMENEAYFDALSSAIHKAQRSIVLLGWQFDPRTHLDPETRPGDKSAEIGRQLRMLVKKKPDLDVRLLIWKSPLLIAASQGFYPHKAQRWFRKRMVEFRLDSPGPIGACHHQKIVVIDDKVAFCGGGDISTDRWDSDEHLDGDPRRALPSGLICKARHEVMSVMDGPAARALGDLARERWFKATWERTIPDEVEDDPWPDGVPVQMTDVPVGIARTEPKWSGRHEVRESEALHLESVRRAKRLIYIENQYFTSPVIAAALAERLAEVDGPQVIVISTAKSPSWFDSMTMDTARAEVLHRLEQADKYNRFFAFAPLTADGDRIIVHAKVTIIDDRLLRIGSTNLNNRSMGLDTECDIAAEPVDAAGRAFITAYRHRTIAHWLGVATEDYAAVEGVFGSVGQAICNFETDRLKPLGSEPPTRIQRMFAEWQLGDPTSSSDAWRPWKRLNRSQRTRPASEGGHAPG; the protein is encoded by the coding sequence ATGACTTTAGCCGGCGACAGTTACGAAGGCAGCCTGCTGGAGCCTGGGCCCGCGCTGTGGACGTCCGCCGTCGCGCACCGCTTTTCGGTGCTGATGGAAAACGAGGCCTATTTCGACGCCCTGTCGTCCGCGATTCATAAGGCTCAACGCTCCATCGTGCTGCTTGGATGGCAGTTCGATCCCCGCACCCATCTGGATCCGGAAACGCGGCCCGGCGACAAATCGGCGGAAATCGGTCGCCAGCTGCGGATGCTGGTCAAGAAGAAGCCGGACCTGGATGTGCGACTGCTCATCTGGAAATCGCCGCTGCTGATCGCCGCGTCGCAGGGCTTCTATCCGCACAAGGCGCAGCGCTGGTTCCGTAAGCGGATGGTGGAGTTCCGGCTCGATTCCCCCGGCCCTATCGGCGCCTGTCATCACCAGAAGATCGTTGTCATCGACGACAAGGTGGCCTTTTGCGGCGGCGGCGACATCTCGACCGATCGCTGGGATTCCGACGAACATCTGGACGGCGACCCGCGTCGCGCCCTGCCTAGCGGCCTGATCTGCAAGGCGCGTCACGAGGTGATGAGCGTGATGGACGGCCCTGCGGCGCGAGCGCTGGGCGATCTGGCGCGCGAACGCTGGTTCAAGGCGACGTGGGAGCGCACCATCCCGGATGAAGTCGAGGACGATCCCTGGCCCGACGGCGTGCCGGTGCAGATGACCGACGTGCCCGTCGGCATCGCCCGCACAGAGCCGAAATGGTCGGGGCGTCACGAGGTGCGCGAGAGCGAAGCCTTGCATCTGGAATCAGTTCGGCGCGCCAAGCGGCTGATCTATATCGAGAACCAGTATTTCACCTCGCCGGTCATCGCCGCCGCATTGGCCGAACGTCTGGCCGAGGTGGATGGGCCGCAGGTCATCGTCATCTCGACCGCCAAGAGCCCGAGTTGGTTCGACAGCATGACCATGGACACGGCCCGGGCCGAGGTGCTGCACCGGCTGGAACAGGCGGACAAATACAACCGCTTCTTCGCCTTCGCCCCGCTGACCGCCGACGGCGACCGGATTATCGTCCATGCCAAGGTGACCATCATTGATGATCGGTTGCTCAGGATCGGGTCTACCAATCTGAACAACCGGTCGATGGGCCTGGATACCGAATGCGACATCGCCGCCGAGCCTGTCGATGCGGCGGGTCGGGCCTTCATCACGGCGTACCGTCACCGGACGATCGCCCATTGGTTAGGTGTCGCGACGGAGGACTATGCGGCGGTCGAGGGCGTCTTCGGCTCGGTGGGGCAGGCGATTTGCAACTTCGAAACCGATCGGCTGAAGCCGCTAGGCTCAGAGCCGCCGACGCGTATCCAGCGGATGTTCGCGGAATGGCAGTTGGGCGACCCGACGTCGTCCAGCGACGCCTGGCGCCCGTGGAAGCGTCTGAACCGTTCGCAGCGCACGCGACCGGCGTCAGAGGGCGGTCACGCGCCGGGTTGA
- a CDS encoding endonuclease/exonuclease/phosphatase family protein — MPRLLTYNVHRCVGTDRRLDVGRIVAVIAEFEPDIVCLQELDVGRARTGGVDQAEAIADGLAMTSRFHPAMRVEAEQYGDAILTPHPERLIRAGALPTVSGIPGLEPRGAIWSELEIDGTAVNVMNTHLGLVPREQRLQAAALAGSGWVGACEGPILLAGDFNATSITRPYQTLCRSLQDCQRQLGQKPSVKTFPSAFPAIRIDHCFVSPHIRIRAVQSAFSPLARVASDHLPLIVDFEVVQPGA; from the coding sequence ATGCCTCGCCTTCTCACCTACAACGTCCACCGCTGCGTCGGCACGGATCGTCGCCTGGATGTTGGCCGGATCGTCGCCGTCATCGCCGAGTTCGAGCCGGACATCGTCTGCCTGCAGGAACTGGATGTCGGCCGCGCGCGCACAGGCGGGGTCGATCAGGCCGAGGCGATCGCCGACGGTCTGGCCATGACCTCACGCTTTCACCCGGCGATGCGGGTCGAGGCCGAACAGTACGGCGACGCCATCCTGACCCCGCATCCCGAACGGCTGATCCGCGCCGGCGCTTTGCCGACCGTGAGCGGCATTCCGGGCCTGGAACCGCGCGGGGCGATCTGGTCGGAACTCGAGATCGACGGCACGGCCGTCAACGTCATGAACACCCACCTGGGCCTGGTCCCACGCGAGCAGCGGCTTCAGGCCGCCGCTCTAGCCGGATCCGGCTGGGTCGGCGCATGCGAGGGACCGATCCTGTTGGCCGGCGATTTCAACGCCACCTCCATCACTCGCCCCTATCAGACCCTGTGCCGCAGCCTGCAGGACTGCCAGCGTCAGTTGGGCCAGAAGCCCAGCGTGAAGACCTTCCCGTCCGCCTTCCCCGCCATTCGCATCGACCACTGTTTCGTCAGCCCGCATATCCGCATCCGCGCGGTGCAATCCGCCTTCTCGCCCCTGGCGCGCGTGGCCTCGGACCACCTGCCGCTGATCGTCGATTTCGAGGTCGTTCAACCCGGCGCGTGA
- a CDS encoding TPM domain-containing protein, with protein sequence MQITDNDRTRIADAIAAAERQTSGEIFCVVARRVSTYVDVSLAWAAAMALVAPIVFVPFVLDLHWPSDGWEAAHQAAQDATTAQALGLYGLSQAVVFVGVFLMSRIPAVRRLVTPAGVRRGRVREAALQQFMAQGVHVTQERTGVLIFAAMDEHQVELIADEGIYAKVDEDAWAQAVAVLTRELRADRPVDGFAAAIGLCGEVLARHFPPRADNRNELPDHLILL encoded by the coding sequence ATGCAGATCACGGACAACGACCGCACCCGCATCGCCGACGCCATAGCGGCCGCCGAGCGTCAGACATCGGGCGAAATCTTCTGCGTCGTCGCGCGCCGGGTTTCGACCTATGTGGACGTCAGCCTGGCCTGGGCGGCGGCGATGGCGCTGGTGGCCCCGATCGTCTTCGTTCCTTTCGTGCTGGATCTTCACTGGCCCAGCGATGGCTGGGAGGCGGCGCACCAGGCCGCGCAGGACGCCACGACGGCGCAGGCTCTGGGCCTTTACGGCCTGTCGCAGGCCGTCGTCTTCGTCGGCGTTTTTCTGATGAGCCGTATCCCGGCCGTGCGCCGCCTCGTGACGCCCGCCGGCGTCAGGCGCGGCCGCGTCAGGGAGGCGGCCCTGCAGCAGTTCATGGCCCAAGGCGTCCATGTCACGCAGGAACGCACGGGCGTTCTGATCTTCGCGGCCATGGACGAACATCAGGTCGAACTGATCGCCGATGAAGGCATCTACGCCAAGGTCGATGAGGACGCCTGGGCTCAGGCCGTCGCTGTCCTGACCCGCGAACTGCGCGCCGACCGCCCCGTCGATGGCTTTGCCGCCGCCATCGGTCTGTGCGGCGAGGTTCTGGCCCGCCACTTTCCGCCGCGCGCCGACAATCGCAACGAGTTGCCCGATCATCTGATCCTGCTCTGA